A genomic window from Phoenix dactylifera cultivar Barhee BC4 chromosome 7, palm_55x_up_171113_PBpolish2nd_filt_p, whole genome shotgun sequence includes:
- the LOC103707063 gene encoding uncharacterized membrane protein At1g16860-like, which produces MGSRFPSHQLSNGLYVSGRPEQPKEKPPTMSSVAMPYTGGDIKKSGELGKMFDLHVEKSRKSGPLNNAPSRSTSFGGAASHSGPIMPNATGRSGYSSGSLSSAVPVTGGSNRQKTNSGPLNRHVDPVKKSSGPQPGGVTPMARQNSGPLPPVLPATGLITSGPISSGSLNSSGAPRKVSGPLDSTGSMKLHSISIAHNQAVTNLIQEDENSFKGSLPKPILWSVVLLFVMGFIAGGFILAAVHNAILLIVVVVIFGAVAALFIWNTYWGRRAIVGFITRYPDAELRTAKNGQYVKVSGVVTCGNVPLESSFQKVPRCVYTSTSLYEYRGWDSKAANSKHRCFTWGLRSSERHVVDFYISDFQSGLRALVKTGYGARVTPYVDESIVVDINPENKDLSPEFLRWLRQRNLSSDDRVMRLKEGYIKEGSTVSVMGVVQRNDNVLMIVPPSEPFSMGCQWARCILPASLEGIVLRCEDTSKIDVIPV; this is translated from the exons ATGGGTTCCAGATTTCCATCACATCAGCTCAGCAATGGCCTGTATGTTTCAGGCCGGCCAGAGCAACCAAAGGAGAAGCCTCCAACAATGAGCTCTGTAGCCATGCCATACACAGGTGGAGATATCAAAAAATCCGGAGAACTTGGAAAGATGTTTGATCTTCATGTGGAGAAATCAAGAAAATCTGGACCACTTAATAATGCTCCTTCAAGGAGCACATCATTTGGTGGTGCAGCTTCACACTCAGGACCTATCATGCCTAATGCAACTGGTCGCTCTGGCTACTCCTCTGGTTCTCTTTCATCTGCAGTTCCGGTCACTGGAGGCtcaaacagacagaaaaccaattCTGGACCACTTAACAGACATGTTGATCCAGTTAAGAAGTCATCTGGTCCTCAGCCTGGAGGGGTCACCCCGATGGCTCGCCAAAATTCGGGCCCCCTTCCACCAGTGCTTCCTGCAACAGGGTTAATCACATCTGGACCAATTTCTTCAGGGTCACTTAACTCATCTGGCGCTCCTCGCAAAGTCTCTGGTCCTCTGGATTCTACTGGGTCGATGAAGTTGCATAGCATCTCCATTGCTCATAACCAAGCTGTCACTAATCTCATCCAGGAGGATGAGAATTCATTCAAGGGGAGTTTGCCCAAGCCCATATTGTGGTCTGTTGTCCTGCTGTTTGTGATGGGGTTTATTGCAGGTGGTTTCATTCTTGCTGCTGTTCACAatgccattcttctcattgttgtTGTGGTTATATTTGGAGCGGTTGCTGCTCTTTTCATTTGGAATACTTATTGGGGAAGGAGAGCGATTGTTGGGTTCATTACCCGCTATCCTGATGCTGAGCTTAGAACTGCAAAAAATGGTCAATATGTCAAAGTATCTGGG GTTGTCACATGTGGAAATGTCCCTCTGGAGTCGTCATTTCAGAAGGTTCCTAGATGTGTGTATACATCTACAAGTTTATATGAGTACAGGGGTTGGGACTCAAAGGCTGCCAATTCCAAGCACCGATGTTTTACCTGGGGACTAAGGTCGTCGGAG AGGCATGTGGTCGACTTTTACATCTCTGATTTTCAATCTGGGTTAAGAGCCTTAGTCAAAACAGGCTATGGTGCCAGGGTCACCCCGTATGTGGACGAGTCCATTGTTGTTGATATCAACCCAgaaaacaaagatttgtctcCTGAATTCCTCAGGTGGTTGCGGCAGAGGAACCTTTCAAGTGATGATCGTGTAATGCGCCTGAAAGAAGG GTACATCAAAGAGGGCAGCACTGTTAGTGTAATGGGGGTTGTCCAAAGGAATGACAATGTGCTGATGATAGTTCCTCCCTCAGAACCTTTTTCCATGGGATGCCAGTGGGCAAGGTGCATACTCCCAGCAAGCCTTGAAGGAATAGTGTTGAGATGTGAGGACACTTCAAAGATTGATGTCATACCGGTATAG